A DNA window from Maribellus comscasis contains the following coding sequences:
- a CDS encoding TetR/AcrR family transcriptional regulator, giving the protein MAKPEIKSIIISAATQYFSKFGFYKTTMDEIAKHIHKAKGVLYYHYNSKEELFNEVLKQELSTVKSELQKVVNSDEDALTVLSNYFFKRLELLHESVNYHETLKADFFEKYHFVEEVREDFAAFERNNFYQMLKKGEEEGVLQFNNIDSTVNMLLMLVNSMEVPLFLQNKYSEYIHTIKELAEFLVKGLKS; this is encoded by the coding sequence ATGGCAAAACCAGAAATCAAATCGATAATAATAAGTGCTGCCACTCAGTATTTTTCGAAATTTGGGTTTTATAAAACAACGATGGATGAGATTGCAAAACACATCCATAAAGCAAAGGGAGTTTTATATTATCACTATAATAGCAAGGAAGAATTATTTAACGAAGTATTAAAGCAGGAGCTTAGTACGGTAAAATCTGAGTTACAGAAAGTTGTTAATTCTGATGAAGATGCTTTAACAGTTCTTAGTAACTACTTTTTTAAAAGGCTTGAGTTATTGCATGAATCTGTAAATTACCATGAAACTTTGAAAGCCGATTTTTTTGAAAAATATCATTTTGTGGAGGAAGTGAGGGAAGACTTTGCCGCATTTGAGAGAAATAACTTTTATCAGATGCTCAAAAAAGGTGAGGAAGAGGGTGTATTGCAATTTAATAATATTGACTCAACAGTAAATATGCTATTAATGCTGGTTAATAGCATGGAAGTACCGTTATTTCTGCAAAATAAATATTCTGAGTACATTCATACAATCAAAGAACTTGCAGAATTTCTTGTAAAGGGATTAAAATCTTAA
- a CDS encoding GtrA family protein: protein MGNRYLKFALNGILGTAVETIVLWVLSNFIFHNYIGNYIIAPTIAFEVELLLKFIISYYWIWNKKISRGNEHKSFISQFLQYNFFLTFGFIVRMGLLLGFEKIFGWDVIICNLVAGALSGSLNFLFAEKIVFRSVGFKQLLPQGYQWVQKRVKGWNGVIF, encoded by the coding sequence ATGGGAAATAGATATCTGAAATTTGCATTAAATGGAATATTGGGGACAGCTGTTGAAACAATAGTTTTATGGGTTCTATCAAATTTCATTTTTCATAACTACATTGGAAATTATATAATTGCCCCAACTATTGCGTTTGAAGTAGAATTACTTTTGAAATTTATAATTTCTTATTACTGGATTTGGAATAAGAAAATATCAAGGGGTAATGAACACAAATCATTTATCTCACAATTCCTTCAATATAACTTCTTCCTAACCTTTGGATTTATAGTAAGAATGGGTTTACTTCTTGGTTTCGAAAAAATCTTTGGATGGGATGTCATAATTTGTAACCTGGTAGCGGGAGCACTTTCAGGTTCTTTAAATTTTTTATTCGCGGAAAAGATTGTTTTCAGAAGTGTTGGATTCAAGCAGCTTTTACCTCAAGGGTACCAATGGGTTCAAAAAAGAGTAAAGGGATGGAATGGAGTAATTTTCTAG
- a CDS encoding glycosyltransferase family 2 protein codes for MNDIEITAIVCAYNEEKTIEKVVATVADYFFDEVFIVSDGSTDNTDVILKRMSKYYSFQHIVLEENMGKGYAMATALQHAGGDIVVFIDADLSNLQEGHFLKLITPIKNKEADMVLGQPTETLINYRVNPFKSFTGQRCLLRKDILPIVEKMKETRFGVETLINLYFQSEGKKVKYVMLPGLIHPTKFGKTSSSKAMEEFIKEGHQIAVTALENYNLVAKTFFKKII; via the coding sequence ATGAACGATATAGAGATAACAGCAATTGTATGTGCTTATAACGAGGAGAAAACAATTGAAAAAGTAGTTGCTACCGTTGCTGACTATTTTTTCGATGAGGTTTTTATTGTTAGTGATGGTTCAACCGATAATACAGATGTTATTCTGAAAAGGATGAGTAAATATTACAGTTTTCAGCATATAGTATTGGAAGAAAACATGGGGAAAGGGTATGCCATGGCAACGGCTCTTCAACATGCAGGTGGAGATATCGTTGTATTTATTGATGCCGATTTGTCAAACCTTCAGGAAGGACATTTTTTAAAATTAATTACACCCATAAAAAACAAAGAAGCTGATATGGTGCTGGGCCAGCCTACAGAGACATTAATTAATTATAGGGTAAATCCTTTTAAATCATTTACCGGTCAACGGTGTCTGTTAAGAAAAGATATCTTACCAATTGTGGAAAAGATGAAAGAAACAAGATTTGGTGTTGAGACTTTAATTAATCTTTACTTTCAATCAGAAGGTAAAAAGGTCAAATATGTTATGCTTCCAGGTTTAATACATCCCACAAAATTTGGTAAAACTTCTTCTTCTAAAGCGATGGAAGAATTCATCAAGGAGGGACATCAAATTGCTGTTACTGCACTGGAAAATTACAATTTAGTTGCGAAAACATTTTTTAAAAAAATCATTTGA
- a CDS encoding patatin-like phospholipase family protein yields the protein MRKNVALVLGSGGARGLAHIGVIEELEKQEFNITSVSGTSIGSLIGGFYAMGKLPEFTEWVSALRKKDVYNLMDFTLSTNGLLRAEKVFKRMNAFIPDKAIEEMNIPYSAVATDIINRKEVVFTTGSFYEAARASISIPTIITPVPQEDRILVDGGLLNPVPVGCITRTENDILVAVNLYDGNNVKITRNGKGNNSELSENKAFIYGSLLPSTINDIVKKIIEFIPGGNKQSQGYYTLVHFTTSVMLERISELSLMVNKPDILINIPASSAKTFDFHKAEQLIELGRMEARKSINQYVDIHVN from the coding sequence ATGAGAAAAAATGTAGCACTGGTTTTGGGCAGTGGGGGCGCCAGAGGTTTAGCGCATATAGGTGTAATTGAAGAGCTGGAGAAACAAGAATTTAACATCACATCAGTAAGCGGGACCTCTATTGGTTCATTAATTGGTGGTTTTTACGCAATGGGGAAACTGCCGGAGTTTACAGAATGGGTAAGCGCTTTGAGAAAAAAAGATGTTTACAATCTAATGGATTTTACTCTAAGTACGAACGGACTTTTAAGAGCTGAAAAAGTTTTCAAAAGGATGAATGCTTTTATTCCGGATAAGGCAATAGAGGAAATGAACATTCCTTATTCAGCAGTTGCTACTGATATAATCAATAGAAAAGAAGTAGTATTCACAACTGGCAGTTTCTATGAAGCTGCCAGGGCATCTATATCTATTCCAACAATTATTACGCCTGTTCCCCAAGAAGACAGGATTCTTGTTGATGGAGGGTTACTTAATCCTGTGCCGGTTGGTTGTATTACCCGTACTGAAAACGACATTCTTGTGGCCGTAAATTTATATGATGGGAATAATGTGAAAATAACGAGAAATGGGAAAGGCAACAATAGTGAATTGTCTGAAAATAAAGCATTTATATACGGTTCTTTGTTGCCATCTACTATAAATGATATAGTTAAAAAGATCATCGAATTTATCCCCGGTGGAAATAAACAAAGTCAGGGGTACTATACTCTGGTTCATTTCACGACTTCAGTGATGCTTGAAAGAATATCTGAGCTTTCACTCATGGTAAATAAACCAGATATTCTGATAAATATTCCGGCATCATCTGCCAAAACTTTCGATTTTCATAAAGCTGAGCAGCTAATTGAATTGGGTAGAATGGAAGCACGAAAAAGTATTAATCAATATGTGGACATTCACGTAAATTAG
- a CDS encoding radical SAM/SPASM domain-containing protein, with protein sequence MKTTEFLFGEALNLILNQKASRHLTAKKFDKFMYNRLSGNDSQPSQTNHFRYLYYSSVLNTVVKNLDKHNYSKKSIEKIIKIVVSDSTFNKINKPSERSEQFKSQYGDYPPGFITLSPTQRCNLHCTGCYASSDQTTVPTLPYSIVDRIIGEVYYVFGRRFVVISGGEPFLYKSEGKTLIDVFKKYNDIFFLVYTNGTLITEEVAQKLAELGNVTPAISVEGFEMETDERRGNGVHKRILKTFENLRNAGVPFGISVTATRKNCDTLLKDDFYDYYFEEQGATYMFQFQFMPIGRGKETFDLMVEPKKRIQLYKAWERLLEEKRYPVADFWNSALLTNGCIAYGRMGGYLYIDWNGNIMPCVFVPYYEDNIIDLYREGKSLVDATKSLLMKRGKKWQTEYFNSQDYNYLMPCSIRDHYRNFRENIFTEESKPENLQAEEALIDESYYQQMEDYDLELEELSRREIKAEHINL encoded by the coding sequence ATGAAAACAACCGAATTTTTATTTGGCGAGGCTTTAAATCTCATTTTAAACCAAAAAGCATCAAGACATTTAACTGCCAAAAAGTTTGACAAATTTATGTACAACAGACTCTCTGGAAATGATAGTCAACCTTCGCAAACAAATCATTTTCGTTATTTATATTATTCAAGCGTACTAAACACAGTGGTAAAAAATTTAGATAAGCATAATTATTCAAAAAAGAGTATTGAAAAAATTATCAAAATAGTAGTTAGCGATAGTACATTTAATAAAATCAACAAGCCGAGTGAAAGAAGTGAGCAATTTAAATCACAATATGGTGATTATCCTCCCGGATTTATTACTCTGTCGCCTACCCAACGGTGCAATCTGCATTGTACCGGATGTTATGCTTCAAGCGACCAGACCACAGTTCCAACCCTTCCTTATTCCATAGTGGATAGAATAATTGGTGAAGTGTATTATGTATTTGGGAGGAGGTTTGTTGTTATAAGCGGAGGTGAACCCTTTCTTTATAAAAGCGAAGGAAAAACATTGATAGATGTTTTCAAAAAATATAATGATATATTTTTCCTTGTTTATACCAACGGAACGTTGATAACAGAGGAAGTGGCACAGAAGTTAGCCGAACTTGGAAATGTTACTCCCGCTATTTCCGTTGAAGGATTTGAAATGGAAACAGATGAAAGGAGAGGCAACGGTGTTCATAAGCGAATTCTTAAGACTTTCGAAAATCTTCGCAATGCCGGTGTACCATTCGGGATATCAGTAACAGCAACTCGAAAAAACTGCGACACGTTACTCAAAGATGATTTTTATGATTATTACTTCGAAGAACAAGGAGCAACATATATGTTTCAATTTCAATTTATGCCTATTGGACGGGGGAAAGAAACTTTTGACCTAATGGTTGAGCCTAAAAAGAGAATACAATTATACAAAGCCTGGGAAAGACTACTGGAAGAAAAAAGATATCCTGTTGCCGATTTCTGGAACAGTGCTTTACTTACCAATGGATGTATTGCTTACGGTAGAATGGGGGGATACTTATATATAGATTGGAACGGCAATATTATGCCTTGTGTTTTTGTCCCTTATTATGAGGATAATATAATTGATTTATACCGTGAAGGTAAAAGCCTGGTAGATGCCACTAAGTCCTTATTAATGAAGCGTGGCAAAAAATGGCAAACAGAATATTTTAATTCGCAGGATTACAATTACTTAATGCCATGTTCTATTCGGGATCATTACCGGAATTTCAGGGAAAACATTTTTACAGAAGAGTCAAAACCCGAAAATCTACAAGCGGAGGAAGCTTTAATTGACGAAAGTTACTATCAACAAATGGAAGACTATGACCTGGAATTGGAAGAGCTATCTCGCAGGGAGATAAAAGCTGAACATATTAATCTTTGA
- a CDS encoding 1-acyl-sn-glycerol-3-phosphate acyltransferase, which translates to MDHIDIALIIKSSNSKFLKKLPDFVIGWISNIIKQDEINEILDKYSAFKGIDFVGKIVEEFEIKAEFVGFENLPENGKCFFIANHPFGLLDGLVLTFIVGSKYGRLKAIGNDAFMYVPNLKPLVSEVNVFGKNKKKHLIELNKVFSSDVPITHFPFGMVSRVSKFRIQDEFWHKSFIAKSIEHERDIVPIRIYGKNSNLFYTIYIFRKLFRVKLNIELILLPRELFRKKGESVHVKIGKVIHHNDFDKSLTHWEWAQKIRSEVYSMKY; encoded by the coding sequence ATGGACCATATCGATATCGCATTAATTATAAAAAGTAGCAATTCAAAATTCCTGAAAAAATTACCTGATTTTGTAATAGGCTGGATTTCAAATATAATTAAGCAAGATGAGATTAATGAAATTCTTGATAAATATTCAGCATTTAAAGGGATTGATTTCGTGGGTAAGATAGTAGAGGAGTTTGAAATTAAAGCTGAATTTGTGGGCTTTGAGAATTTACCTGAAAATGGAAAATGCTTTTTTATAGCTAATCATCCGTTTGGACTTTTAGACGGGCTGGTCCTTACTTTTATTGTGGGTTCAAAATATGGTCGACTAAAGGCTATCGGGAATGATGCATTTATGTATGTTCCAAACCTGAAACCACTTGTATCGGAGGTTAACGTATTTGGGAAAAATAAAAAAAAGCATTTAATTGAATTAAACAAGGTATTTTCATCAGACGTGCCAATTACCCATTTCCCATTTGGAATGGTTTCCCGTGTTTCGAAATTTAGGATACAGGATGAATTTTGGCACAAAAGTTTTATAGCTAAGTCAATTGAACACGAAAGAGATATTGTTCCCATCCGAATTTACGGAAAGAACTCTAACCTATTTTATACCATTTATATTTTCAGAAAATTATTTAGGGTAAAATTAAATATCGAGTTGATTTTACTTCCCCGGGAACTTTTTAGAAAAAAAGGAGAATCCGTACATGTGAAAATAGGGAAAGTTATTCATCATAATGACTTCGATAAATCCTTAACTCATTGGGAATGGGCACAAAAGATCCGTTCAGAAGTTTATTCTATGAAATATTAA
- a CDS encoding 3-oxoacyl-ACP synthase III family protein, translated as MSNRINMYINLINHYVPELVILNSYFKEKNGLDNEWITKRTGIKERRKATLGENTETMALKVVRESIPLLPYNISEIDLIIGATYTPFDTVVSLAHSIQNHFNIKNAKAVTVTSACSSFVNAVEIAQGYFSMEKAKKVLIIASEHNTAYSKVSDIQSGHLWGDGAAAIFISKERVTPNDIKIIDVITKGLGNIGQASEAVHLRPLNGGLKMPIGKDVFINAIAHMVNILLEILIKNNMGIDDLNYLVAHQANIRILENIRKILKLSKDKMIINLDKLGNTGCASTPIALSENSNKFSKGDLIGVTVFGGGYSSGALLLKI; from the coding sequence ATGTCAAATAGAATAAATATGTACATCAATTTAATCAATCATTATGTCCCAGAGTTGGTCATCCTTAACAGTTATTTCAAAGAAAAGAACGGACTTGATAATGAGTGGATTACAAAAAGAACCGGAATAAAGGAAAGGAGAAAGGCCACGTTGGGAGAAAATACCGAAACAATGGCGTTAAAAGTTGTAAGAGAATCTATCCCATTGCTTCCCTACAATATTTCAGAGATAGACCTAATCATCGGCGCGACATATACTCCTTTTGATACTGTTGTTAGCCTGGCACACTCAATACAAAATCATTTTAATATAAAAAATGCAAAAGCAGTTACAGTTACATCGGCATGTTCTTCTTTTGTGAACGCTGTTGAAATTGCCCAAGGCTATTTTTCGATGGAAAAAGCCAAAAAGGTACTGATTATTGCATCTGAACATAATACGGCTTATAGCAAAGTAAGTGATATTCAATCTGGTCATTTATGGGGAGATGGCGCCGCTGCCATTTTCATTTCAAAAGAAAGGGTTACACCAAATGATATTAAAATCATTGATGTAATCACTAAAGGACTAGGGAACATTGGACAAGCATCTGAAGCCGTTCATTTAAGACCACTAAATGGAGGGTTAAAAATGCCTATAGGTAAAGATGTTTTTATTAACGCAATTGCCCATATGGTCAATATATTATTAGAAATCCTAATCAAAAACAATATGGGAATCGACGACCTAAATTATCTGGTTGCACACCAGGCAAATATCCGAATCCTGGAAAACATAAGAAAGATTTTAAAACTGAGTAAAGATAAAATGATTATAAACCTTGACAAACTAGGGAATACAGGTTGTGCAAGTACACCTATTGCTTTATCTGAGAATTCCAATAAATTTTCCAAAGGAGATTTGATTGGAGTAACCGTTTTTGGTGGAGGATACTCAAGTGGAGCTTTATTACTAAAGATTTAA
- a CDS encoding TetR/AcrR family transcriptional regulator → MDITNTREHIIKVAMHIFSKFGFQKTTVDEIAKAAHKAKGSVYYYFRNKEELFQSVVEKEFSTLQRELIRAVEEGETGKMKLTNYITTRMKVLGELSNMYEALKNEYLNYLGFVERIREKYDNEEVTLVKSILVQGMKNGEFEQSDEVQTAFVIVRALKGFEVPIMVSKHLEIEEKLEFMINILLRGIEKR, encoded by the coding sequence ATGGATATTACGAATACCAGAGAACATATTATAAAGGTAGCAATGCATATCTTCAGCAAGTTTGGTTTTCAAAAAACGACAGTTGATGAAATCGCAAAAGCCGCACATAAAGCTAAAGGTTCTGTGTATTATTATTTCAGAAATAAAGAAGAGTTATTTCAAAGCGTTGTTGAAAAAGAATTTAGTACACTCCAACGAGAATTGATAAGAGCTGTTGAAGAAGGTGAAACGGGAAAAATGAAGCTAACTAATTACATTACAACCCGGATGAAAGTTCTTGGTGAGTTATCAAATATGTATGAGGCACTTAAAAATGAATATTTAAACTATTTAGGTTTCGTAGAAAGAATTAGAGAAAAATATGATAACGAGGAAGTTACATTAGTTAAATCGATTCTGGTTCAAGGAATGAAAAATGGTGAGTTTGAGCAAAGTGATGAAGTTCAAACTGCTTTTGTAATTGTCAGGGCCTTAAAGGGTTTTGAAGTACCTATAATGGTCAGTAAACATCTCGAAATTGAGGAAAAACTTGAATTCATGATTAACATTCTTTTAAGAGGTATTGAAAAACGATAA
- a CDS encoding ABC1 kinase family protein, with protein sequence MIQRIVAIGKTHRQTQRYFEIIKILTKYGFYDLVSASGFDILGFLGRKLTFKKVGDSILSLSRWERIRMVLEELGPAFIKFGQIMSTRGDLIPPELVNELKKLQDSVSSFSWEVTAPLLEKELGKPVSEIFRNFLPLPVAAASIAQVYKATLMDGKEVAVKVQRPGIKRIIDTDIEIMFLFAKRVEKHIPEMKSYNMVNIVEEFDRSIHKELNFLIEASNIEQFTNNFRDDTTVYVPQCHRDYCTSKVLTMEYINGVRISDIEADGQELLDRKTIAQRGAESELKQIFDFGFFHADPHPGNILVLPGNIICFLDFGMMGTLTSKTRELITSMVVGAINNDPDKIIRSLLKICETNGEIKMQKLELQITEILNLYFHQKLENINLPDLFNDLVEFFPQNNLKIPSDLYSLGRALLLLQSDGEMLDPDFNMSKQIEPFFKKLIKRRFRSQKYFNDLMVSSEELLLLAKDLPYEIREIIDKLKNGSLKINIEHKGMEPLIDKHEQISNRITIAIILASITVGSSLVILANVPPVWNGISLVGLLGFLAATIIGLWLLISIFRHGKL encoded by the coding sequence ATGATTCAAAGGATTGTTGCCATTGGAAAGACACATCGGCAGACCCAACGTTATTTCGAAATTATTAAAATCCTTACCAAATATGGATTTTATGATCTTGTATCAGCATCAGGTTTTGATATTCTGGGGTTTTTAGGGAGAAAATTGACTTTTAAAAAAGTTGGTGATTCAATTCTCAGCCTTTCCAGGTGGGAAAGAATACGGATGGTTTTAGAGGAACTTGGCCCAGCCTTTATCAAGTTTGGGCAGATAATGAGTACAAGAGGAGATTTAATTCCACCTGAATTAGTTAATGAATTAAAAAAATTGCAAGATTCTGTTTCTTCTTTTTCTTGGGAGGTAACCGCTCCATTACTCGAAAAAGAATTAGGGAAACCAGTTTCAGAAATTTTCAGAAATTTTCTCCCATTACCAGTGGCAGCTGCATCGATAGCACAGGTATATAAGGCGACTTTAATGGACGGGAAGGAAGTCGCTGTAAAAGTTCAAAGGCCCGGTATTAAACGTATTATTGATACAGATATTGAAATCATGTTCCTTTTTGCAAAAAGAGTGGAAAAGCATATTCCTGAGATGAAATCATATAACATGGTCAATATTGTAGAAGAGTTTGATAGATCAATACATAAAGAACTAAACTTTTTAATTGAAGCTTCAAATATAGAACAATTTACAAACAATTTCAGAGATGATACTACAGTATATGTTCCCCAATGTCACAGGGATTATTGTACGAGTAAAGTACTAACAATGGAATACATTAATGGCGTTAGGATTTCGGATATTGAAGCTGACGGACAGGAGTTACTTGACAGGAAAACAATTGCCCAAAGAGGCGCAGAGTCAGAATTAAAACAAATATTTGACTTTGGTTTTTTTCACGCTGATCCTCACCCTGGAAATATTCTGGTGTTGCCTGGAAACATAATATGCTTTCTGGATTTTGGAATGATGGGAACACTTACCAGTAAGACAAGAGAATTGATTACTTCCATGGTTGTAGGTGCAATTAATAACGATCCAGATAAAATCATCAGGAGTTTACTCAAGATATGTGAGACGAATGGGGAAATAAAAATGCAAAAGCTGGAACTTCAGATTACAGAAATATTAAATCTCTATTTTCATCAAAAACTGGAAAATATTAATTTACCGGATTTATTTAATGATTTAGTGGAATTCTTCCCTCAAAATAATTTAAAAATTCCATCGGATCTTTATTCCTTAGGGAGAGCACTACTTCTTTTACAAAGTGATGGTGAAATGCTTGATCCGGATTTTAATATGTCAAAGCAAATTGAACCTTTTTTTAAAAAATTAATAAAAAGACGTTTTCGAAGCCAAAAATACTTTAACGACCTAATGGTTTCTTCAGAGGAGTTATTGCTTTTAGCAAAAGATTTGCCTTACGAAATCAGAGAAATAATAGATAAATTAAAAAATGGGTCTTTAAAAATTAACATTGAACATAAAGGAATGGAGCCTTTAATTGATAAACATGAACAAATCAGTAACCGCATCACAATTGCAATCATTTTGGCTTCAATAACAGTAGGGTCTTCTTTAGTTATCCTAGCGAATGTGCCACCAGTTTGGAATGGGATTTCACTGGTTGGTCTTTTGGGCTTTCTTGCAGCAACCATCATAGGACTTTGGCTTCTAATTTCCATTTTTCGTCATGGAAAATTATAA
- a CDS encoding phasin family protein, translated as MIELLKKGILTGIGFGLLTKDKIQDLVKKTAEEAKLSEEEARKLADELLKQSEEAKQNLDKKIDERIKKYIDSLGLATKKDVDKIYKELRKMRETPE; from the coding sequence ATGATTGAATTATTAAAAAAAGGAATTCTCACGGGAATTGGATTTGGTTTATTGACCAAAGACAAAATTCAGGATTTAGTGAAAAAAACGGCAGAAGAAGCAAAATTATCAGAAGAGGAAGCTCGTAAACTTGCCGATGAACTTTTGAAACAGTCTGAAGAAGCAAAGCAAAACCTTGACAAAAAAATTGATGAAAGAATTAAAAAGTACATTGACAGTTTAGGTCTTGCTACTAAAAAGGATGTGGATAAAATTTACAAAGAATTACGGAAAATGAGGGAGACACCTGAATAA
- a CDS encoding TetR/AcrR family transcriptional regulator → MYNKNTKEHIIEVAISLFNRFGYKKTTIDEIAEIADKSKGAIYHYFESKEELFRVIVDRKFEKLYLELTNAVDSGVTGKSKIEKYVTTRVFVFKDLFRIEKSLKNEYLNYLRSIERVRRKYDEKEISIVKTILKNGIENGEFENEDINRSALDIVATLKGLEMPLMLSDNNQIEKNLEFMIRIFQKGIERKTILVIN, encoded by the coding sequence ATGTATAATAAAAATACAAAAGAACATATTATTGAAGTAGCAATATCTTTATTTAACAGGTTCGGTTACAAGAAGACAACGATTGATGAAATAGCTGAAATTGCAGACAAATCGAAAGGGGCTATTTACCATTACTTTGAAAGTAAGGAGGAATTATTTCGGGTTATTGTTGACAGAAAGTTTGAAAAACTTTACCTGGAATTAACAAACGCTGTAGATTCCGGTGTCACTGGGAAATCAAAAATCGAAAAATATGTAACAACCAGGGTATTTGTTTTTAAAGATTTATTTAGGATTGAAAAATCATTGAAAAATGAATACTTAAATTATTTAAGATCAATTGAAAGAGTTAGAAGAAAATATGATGAAAAAGAGATTTCGATTGTTAAGACGATCCTTAAAAACGGAATAGAAAATGGCGAATTCGAAAATGAAGATATAAATAGATCTGCGCTTGATATTGTTGCTACGTTGAAGGGATTGGAAATGCCTCTGATGTTATCTGATAATAATCAAATAGAAAAAAACCTTGAATTTATGATTCGAATTTTTCAAAAAGGAATTGAAAGAAAAACGATTTTGGTAATTAATTGA
- a CDS encoding TetR/AcrR family transcriptional regulator, with product MNTKDFIIDESFKLFLTHSYEGVSINHLSNAICMTKGTLYHHFKSKEELFKLVVDKYLYIPTFNIDAKTNSLYKFIQQGNIQAEKKLLFYFKDNKVFTPLDYFSFLADIFRHYPDFAKKKKKFVNVEIEKITFILHKAIKIREIREDINVPLIATSFFSMNMGLLSNPFSENSIEESILILREQNFEFYKLLKRS from the coding sequence ATGAATACCAAAGATTTTATTATTGATGAATCGTTCAAGTTATTTTTGACGCATAGTTATGAAGGAGTTTCAATTAACCATTTAAGCAATGCTATATGTATGACAAAAGGTACCTTGTATCACCATTTTAAAAGCAAGGAAGAACTGTTCAAATTAGTAGTAGATAAGTATCTTTATATTCCTACGTTTAATATAGATGCTAAGACAAATAGTTTATATAAATTTATACAACAAGGTAATATACAAGCTGAAAAAAAATTACTTTTCTATTTTAAAGACAATAAGGTATTTACACCACTAGATTATTTTTCTTTCCTTGCTGATATTTTCCGACATTATCCAGATTTCGCAAAAAAGAAGAAGAAATTCGTAAATGTAGAAATAGAAAAAATAACATTCATATTACATAAAGCTATTAAAATAAGAGAGATAAGAGAAGATATTAACGTCCCTCTGATTGCTACTAGTTTTTTTTCTATGAATATGGGACTTTTAAGTAATCCATTCAGTGAAAATTCTATAGAAGAATCAATACTTATATTGAGAGAACAGAATTTTGAATTTTATAAATTGCTGAAAAGATCATAA